One stretch of Ficedula albicollis isolate OC2 chromosome 7, FicAlb1.5, whole genome shotgun sequence DNA includes these proteins:
- the ACVR1C gene encoding activin receptor type-1C isoform X1 — MCPIPPVSELSLCVPFPSVQQLSRVSHSPSVRVVPVCPIPPVSELSLCVPFPQCQSCPCVSHSCPVCPIPPVSELSLCVPFPQCQSCPCVSHSLSVRVVPVCPTAVPCVPFPQCQSCPCVSHSPSVRAVPVCPIPSVSELSLCVPQLSRVSHSPSVRVVPVCPIPPVSELSLCVPFPQCQSCPCVSHSCPVCPIPSVSELSLCVPQLSRVSHSGAARGWRCRRAKAPSVEEPLCEGSLLGAGKTLRDLIYDMTTSGSGSGLPLLVQRTIARTIVLQEIVGKGRFGEVWRGKWCGEDVAVKIFSSRDERSWFREAEIYQTVMLRHENILGFIAADNKDNGTWTQLWLVSEYHEQGSLFDYLNRGTVTVEGMVRLALSVASGLAHLHMEIVGTQGKPAIAHRDLKSKNILVKRNESCAIADLGLAVKHDSVLNTIDIPQNPRVGTRRYMAPEILEDAMNVSIFESFKRADMYSLGLVYWEIARRCSVGGITEEYQLPYYDLVPSDPSIEDMRRVVCEQKLRPSIPNQWQSCEALRVLGRLMRECWRSSGAARLTALRVKKTLSQLGVPEGCKA; from the exons ATGTGTCCCATTCCCCCAGTGTCAGAattgtccctgtgtgtcccattCCCCAGTGTCCAACAGCTGTCCCGTGTGTCCCATTCCCCCAGTGTCAGAgttgtccctgtgtgtcccattCCCCCAGTgtcagagctgtccctgtgtgtcccattCCCTCAGTGTCAGAgttgtccctgtgtgtcccacaGCTGTCCCGTGTGTCCCATTCCCCCAGTGTCAGAgttgtccctgtgtgtcccattCCCCCAGTgtcagagctgtccctgtgtgtcccattCCCTCAGTGTCAGAgttgtccctgtgtgtcccacaGCTGTCCCGTGTGTCCCATTCCCCCAGTGTCAGAgttgtccctgtgtgtcccattCCCCCAGTgtcagagctgtccctgtgtgtcccattCCCTCAGTGTCAGAgttgtccctgtgtgtcccacaGCTGTCCCGTGTGTCCCATTCCCCCAGTGTCAGAgttgtccctgtgtgtcccattCCCCCAGTgtcagagctgtccctgtgtgtcccattCCCTCAGTGTCAGAgttgtccctgtgtgtcccacaGCTGTCCCGTGTGTCCCATTCCCTCAGTGTCAGAgttgtccctgtgtgtcccacaGCTGTCCCGTGTGTCCCATTCGGGCGCGGCGCGGGGCTGGCGGTGCCGCCGGGCCAAGGCGCCCAGCGTGGAGGAGCCGCTGTGCGAGGGCAGCCTGCTGGGCGCGGGGAAGACGCTGCGGGATCTCATCTACGACATGACCACCTCGGGCTCCGGCTCCG GGCTGCCTCTGCTGGTGCAGAGAACCATTGCAAGGACCATTGTCCTGCAGGAGATCGTGGGCAAGGGGCGCTTTGGAGAAGTCTGGCGCGGGAAGTGGTGCGGGGAGGACGTGGCTGTGAAAATCTTCTCCTCCAGAGACGAGCGCTCCTGGTTCCGGGAGGCAGAGATTTACCAGACGGTGATGCTGAGGCACGAGAACATCCTGGGCTTCATTGCTGCTGACAACAAGG ATAACGGGACGTGGACCCAGCTCTGGCTCGTGTCCGAGTACCACGAGCAGGGCTCCCTGTTTGACTACCTGAACAGGGGCACGGTCACCGTGGAGGGCATGGTCAGGCTGGCACTGTCCGTGGCCAGTGGCCTGGCCCACCTGCACATGGAGATCGTTGGCACACAAG GGAAACCAGCGATCGCCCACCGGGACCTGAAATCCAAGAACATCCTGGTGAAGAGGAACGAGAGCTGCGCCATCGCCGACCTGGGGCTGGCGGTGAAGCACGACTCGGTGCTGAACACCATCGACATCCCCCAGAACCCGCGCGTGGGCACCCGCAG GTACATGGCCCCCGAGATCCTGGAGGATGCGATGAACGTGAGCATCTTCGAGTCCTTCAAGCGCGCAGACATGTACTCCCTGGGGCTGGTGTACTGGGAGATCGCCCGCAGGTGCTCCGTTGGAG GGATCACTGAGGAATACCAGCTGCCTTACTACGACCTCGTGCCTTCTGATCCTTCCATAGAAGATATGAGAAGGGTTGTCTGTGAACAGAAGCTCAGACCAAGTATTCCAAACCAGTGGCAAAGCTGCGAG GCGCTGCGGGTGCTGGGCCGGCTGATGCGCGAGTGCTGGCGCTCCAGCGGCGCCGCCCGTCTCACCGCGCTGCGCGTCAAGAAAACGCTGTCGCAGCTCGGCGTGCCCGAGGGCTGCAAGGCCTGA